The following proteins are encoded in a genomic region of Pungitius pungitius chromosome 17, fPunPun2.1, whole genome shotgun sequence:
- the cdca5 gene encoding sororin: MNEGTLRNIMVESKDLNSSQRRRSPRLSYPPQANMKPDNKMALTLVGVKRSITVRKIASRKTVVQSEHNKENTPSRPVSRSSEKKSQQISTPTPVPSCGRSPSTRRTKKAAVLSPILPSSPPAQSHTQQPAADPEDTVWSQKVRRSYSRLSDQSLHSPDSRENLFGFGKLKTPEVGPRALRPKTGLEVSSGSLCGLNSFTSLLEADDRGSALPEHDPHIPGVALVKEKRSRRKKVQQIGTTELDALAAEMNAEFEEAEEFELLVE; the protein is encoded by the coding sequence ATGAACGAAGGGACGCTCCGAAACATAATGGTGGAATCTAAAGACCTCAACAGCTCGCAGAGAAGACGGTCGCCGCGTTTAAGTTATCCTCCTCAAGCTAACATGAAACCTGACAACAAAATGGCGCTGACCCTGGTTGGTGTCAAACGCTCCATAACTGTGAGGAAAATAGCATCCAGGAAAACAGTCGTACAGTCGGAGCACAACAAGGAAAACACGCCAAGCCGACCGGTGTCTCGTAGCAGCGAGAAGAAGAGTCAGCAGATCTCCACCCCGACTCCTGTTCCAAGCTGCGGGCGCTCGCCCTCGACCAGACGGACGAAGAAGGCCGCTGTGCTGTCACCGATCCTCCCCTCCTCACCGCCGGCCCAGTCTCACACACAACAACCTGCTGCGGATCCAGAGGACACGGTGTGGTCTCAAAAAGTGCGGCGCTCCTACAGTAGACTCAGCGACCAGTCCCTCCATAGCCCCGACTCTCGGGAGAACCTGTTCGGCTTTGGGAAGCTGAAAACACCCGAGGTGGGCCCGAGAGCTCTGCGGCCCAAGACGGGTCTGGAGGTGTCCTCGGGGTCCTTGTGTGGCCTGAACTCATTCACGTCACTGCTAGAGGCGGACGACCGTGGCTCAGCTTTGCCCGAGCACGATCCACACATCCCCGGGGTGGCTCTggtgaaggagaagagaagcaggCGGAAGAAGGTCCAGCAGATCGGCACCACGGAGCTGGACGCACTGGCTGCAGAGATGAACGCAGAGTTTGAAGAGGCAGAGGAGTTTGAGCTACTTGTGGAGTAA
- the ncdn gene encoding neurochondrin, whose translation MADSTHAAIALPTQPPVSEQLAGGEGGEGEEGSERDADGGLTDAQTEVLERCLHALRKAQNDSHTLAALLLITRLCPASQLDKPTLRRIFEAVGLNLPARLLVTAVKGSNNSGLPPQELLSLGTALLAALSTDPDMACHPQLLTTIPLLLGILANGPVTRQGQETQDHSQDGVQSEDGSTTECDAANVAKSTGEGHADEIKADGGSDGHKSSMSQESSPTSKLDEAVASDCYQVLTAVCALSRGPDQLLSRGAIPALCQAVEQNQTFSHQRGLALLGRLLSGKTKDKVWSSNPEELLTLLVKLSKDFCQATGQTKLDMCAQLVQFLPPSTVSVHSEELKGAVGRVWGELRPMLQTKLTPRQIGPILVLSACLLDLLGWEPVGPPKFCCLLVNRACVEVRMGLEEPPGNELSPEQQHTLTGCYRIMEAAIEQACCMGVSQTTEPPQSSIPSISLQQSRQVLGVLEEAFSALMYHLQQVDPSRYGDPFIFATFRSLCSWLAEETSCLKEEVTGLLPFLIGYSRSHLQGEGPEQGLSAWMAEVSFREERAAWTGREALRYLLPALCHLSAEEGPRKVLLTLDTPALLVDFLSRCWTGPREKSGATSARDPSMETACSALLNFTVTEPERVRKDQSFRTLETLLSEALPVLVHKPRLLVLAANYCTLGLMIGRLKVAPSAGGSVEGGQKRLFSAALRFLRSALDSGSSPGPVKVSPAWEESWDEAAELWRLCLQALGGCVRAQPWIAGLVREEGWLKHTLAMLSQCSALPDQHTQQALEEALCAMADQCPACKKEIGDAMRTNEGALVCMKNLKKSVGVK comes from the exons ATGGCTGATAGCACCCACGCTGCGATTGCCTTGCCCACCCAGCCTCCTGTGAGTGAGCAACtggcaggaggagaaggtggagaaggtgaAGAGGGCTCAGAGAGGGATGCTGACGGGGGTTTGACAGATGCCCAGACGGAGGTGTTGGAGAGATGTCTGCATGCGCTCAGGAAGGCTCAGAATGACAGCCACACGCTGGCTGCTCTTCTGCTC ATAACTCGCTTGTGCCCAGCAAGCCAGCTGGACAAACCCACCCTGAGGCGCATCTTCGAGGCCGTCGGCCTGAACCTTCCGGCTCGTCTTTTAGTGACGGCGGTCAAAGGGAGCAACAACTCCGGCTTGCCCCCACAGGAACTCCTCTCGCTGGGCACGGCTCTGTTGGCTGCCCTGAGCACGGACCCAGACATGGCCTGTCATCCCCAGCTCCTCACCACCATCCCGCTCCTGCTGGGCATTTTGGCAAATGGTCCAGTTACGCGGCAGGGACAAGAAACCCAGGACCACAGTCAAGATGGAGTCCAGTCAGAGGACGGGTCAACCACGGAATGTGACGCTGCCAATGTGGCAAAATCCACAGGAGAGGGCCACGCCGACGAGATTAAGGCCGATGGCGGCAGTGACGGACACAAATCGTCAATGTCACAAGAATCCTCCCCGACCTCCAAGCTGGACGAGGCCGTGGCTTCTGACTGCTACCAAGTTCTCACCGCCGTGTGTGCCTTATCCAGGGGCCCCGACCAGCTGCTGAGCAGGGGTGCCATTCCGGCCCTGTGCCAGGCCGTGGAACAAAACCAGACGTTCAGCCACCAGAGggggcttgctctgctgggTCGCCTCCTCTCGGGTAAAACCAAGGATAAAGTGTGGAGTTCAAACCCCGAGGAACTCCTCACGCTGTTAGTCAAGCTCTCCAAAGACTTCTGCCAAGCCACAGGCCAGACGAAGCTGGACATGTGCGCCCAGTTGGTGCAGTTTCTTCCACCGAGCACAGTGTCCGTGCACAGTGAGGAGCTGAAGGGAGCCGTGGGCCGCGTGTGGGGGGAGTTGAGACCCATGTTGCAGACTAAGTTGACGCCGAGACAGATCGGGCCGATCCTGGTCCTCAGCGCCTGTTTGCTGGATCTGCTCGGGTGGGAGCCGGTGGGGCCGCCAAAGTTCTGCTGCTTGCTGGTGAACCGGGCCTGCGTGGAGGTCAGAATGGGTTTGGAGGAACCGCCTGGTAACGAGCTGAGCCCAGAGCagcagcacacactcacag GCTGCTACCGGATCATGGAGGCCGCCATAGAGCAGGCCTGCTGTATGGGAGTTTCCCAGACCACTGAACCTCCTCAGAGCTCCATCCCCTCAATCAGtctgcagcagagcagacagGTCCTCGGGGTGTTGGAGGAGGCCTTCTCCGCTTTAATGTAccacctgcagcag GTGGACCCAAGTCGCTACGGCGACCCTTTCATCTTTGCCACGTTCCGCTCTCTGTGCTCGTGGCTGGCCGAGGAGACTTCCTGTCTGAAGGAGGAGGTCACTGGGCTGCTGCCGTTCCTGATTGGCTACTCCAGGAGTCACCTGCAGGGCGAGGGCCCAGAGCAGGGCCTCTCCGCCTGGATGGCCGAGGTGTCCTTCAGGGAGGAGAGGGCAGCGTGGACGGGCAGAGAAGCTCTGAG GTACCTCCTGCCAGCGCTGTGTCACCTGTCAGCAGAGGAAGGTCCCAGGAAGGTGCTGCTCACCCTCGACACCCCGGCCCTTCTGGTGGACTTCCTGTCTCGGTGCTGGACCGGCCCCAGGGAGAAAAGTGGGGCGACGTCGGCCAGGGACCCGAGCATGGAGACGGCCTGCTCAGCCCTCCTCAACTTCACCGTCACGGAGCCGGAGAGAGTCAG AAAGGACCAGAGTTTCCGAACTCTGGAGACCCTTCTGAGTGAAGCCCTTCCTGTTCTGGTGCACAAGCCCCGCCTCCTGGTCCTAGCAGCCAATTACTGCACGTTGGGACTTATGATCGGCAGACTCAAAGTGGCTCCTTCAGCGGGAG GCTCTGTTGAAGGCGGCCAGAAGCGCCTCTTCTCCGCAGCTCTCCGGTTCCTCCGCAGCGCCCTGGACTCCGGCTCCAGCCCCGGTCCGGTGAAGGTGAGCCCCGCctgggaggagagctgggacGAGGCCGCGGAGCTCTGGAGGTTGTGTCTGCAGGCTCTGGGGGGCTGCGTCCGTGCTCAGCCCTGGATCGCGGGCCTGGTCCGAGAAGAAGGATGGCTCAAGCACACGCTCGCCATGCTGAGTCAGTGCAGCGCTCTCCCCGACCAGCACACGCAGCAGGCGCTGGAGGAAGCTCTGTGCGCCATGGCGGACCAGTGCCCAGCCTGTAAAAAAGAGATTGGAGACGCGATGAGAACTAATGAAGGAGCTCTCGTGTGCATGAAGAACCTGAAGAAGTCGGTGGGAGTGAAATGA
- the tfap2e gene encoding transcription factor AP-2-epsilon isoform X2: protein MLIHTYSAMERADGLSGSSPSGRLSQLSSLNQAAYSSAPPLCHTPASDFQPPYFPPPYPQSSLPYSQSQDSYPHLSDPYTSINSIHQHQQVAWHSQRSRSDDGGLLSQSHRALSLDPRREYSAVPRLLHGLGEGAAALGDGPLGMHMGHHGLDDLQGMEEGSALGILDHSVIKKVPIPSKLNGSSLSILSLGKDGLGMGSVSNPAEVFCSVPGRLSLLSSTSKYKVTVGEVQRRLSPPECLNASLLGGVLRRAKSKNGGRCLRERLEKIGLNLPAGRRKAANVTLLTSLVEGEAVHLARDFGYVCETEFPARATAEYLCRQSEPDQLPTRRSMLLATKEVCKEFVDMMSQDRSPLGGSRPTPCLEPGVQGSLTHFSLLTHGFGTPAICAALSAFQSYLMEAIKMLDKGEGGGKNHHDKEMKHRK, encoded by the exons ATGTTAATCCACACCTATTCGGCAATG GAGCGCGCAGATGGACTCAGCGGCTCTTCGCCGAGTGGGCGCCTCTCCCAACTTTCGTCCCTGAACCAGGCCGCCTACTCCTCAGCTCCCCCGCTCTGTCACACTCCGGCCTCCGACTTCCAGCCTCCGTACTTCCCTCCCCCTTACCCCCAGTCCTCCCTGCCATACTCCCAGAGCCAGGACTCGTATCCCCACCTGTCAGATCCTTACACTTCCATAAACTCCATCCATCAGCATCAGCAAGTGGCATGGCACTCGCAGAGGTCGCGCTCCGACGACGGGGGACTCCTTTCACAGTCACACCGGGCTCTTAGCCTCGACCCCCGGCGGGAGTATTCAGCTGTCCCCCGGCTGCTGCACGGTCTCGGTGAAGGCGCTGCCGCTCTCGGGGACGGTCCCCTCGGGATGCACATGGGACATCACGGCCTCGACGATCTCCAG GGAATGGAGGAAGGATCAGCCCTGGGCATCCTCGACCACTCTGTCATTAAAAAAG TTCCCATTCCGTCCAAGCTGAACGGGTCGTCCCTGTCCATCTTGTCCCTGGGTAAGGACGGCCTGGGGATGGGATCCGTGTCCAACCCGGCCGAGGTGTTCTGTTCGGTCCCGGGTCGCCTCTCGCTGCTCAGCTCCACCTCCAAGTACAAGGTGACGGTGGGGGAGGTGCAGCGACGCCTGTCTCCACCCGAGTGCCTCAACGCCTCCCTGCTGGGTGGAGTCCTGCGCAG GGCCAAGTCAAAGAATGGTGGCCGCTGTCTGCGAGAGCGTCTGGAGAAGATTGGCCTCAACCTGCCCGCCGGGCGACGCAAGGCCGCCAACGTCACTCTGCTAACATCTCTAGTGGAGG gtGAGGCCGTCCATCTGGCGCGGGACTTTGGTtacgtgtgtgagacagagttcCCGGCCCGAGCAACAGCCGAGTATCTGTGCCGGCAGAGCGAGCCGGACCAGCTCCCAACACGGCGCAGCATGCTGCTCGCCACCAA GGAGGTCTGTAAGGAGTTTGTGGACATGATGTCTCAGGACCGCTCTCCGCTGGGCGGCAGTCGGCCCACCCCCTGCCTGGAGCCCGGCGTCCAGGGGAGCCTCACCCACTTCAGCCTGCTCACCCACGGCTTCGGCACCCCCGCCATCTGCGCCGCGCTCTCCGCCTTCCAGAGCTACCTGATGGAGGCCATCAAAATGCTGGACAAGGGGGAGGGCGGAGGGAAGAACCACCACGACAAGGAGATGAAGCACCGCAAATAG
- the tfap2e gene encoding transcription factor AP-2-epsilon isoform X1, translating to MLWKSRTKTDLQERADGLSGSSPSGRLSQLSSLNQAAYSSAPPLCHTPASDFQPPYFPPPYPQSSLPYSQSQDSYPHLSDPYTSINSIHQHQQVAWHSQRSRSDDGGLLSQSHRALSLDPRREYSAVPRLLHGLGEGAAALGDGPLGMHMGHHGLDDLQGMEEGSALGILDHSVIKKVPIPSKLNGSSLSILSLGKDGLGMGSVSNPAEVFCSVPGRLSLLSSTSKYKVTVGEVQRRLSPPECLNASLLGGVLRRAKSKNGGRCLRERLEKIGLNLPAGRRKAANVTLLTSLVEGEAVHLARDFGYVCETEFPARATAEYLCRQSEPDQLPTRRSMLLATKEVCKEFVDMMSQDRSPLGGSRPTPCLEPGVQGSLTHFSLLTHGFGTPAICAALSAFQSYLMEAIKMLDKGEGGGKNHHDKEMKHRK from the exons ATGCTCTGGAAATCCCGAACCAAAACCGACCTTCAG GAGCGCGCAGATGGACTCAGCGGCTCTTCGCCGAGTGGGCGCCTCTCCCAACTTTCGTCCCTGAACCAGGCCGCCTACTCCTCAGCTCCCCCGCTCTGTCACACTCCGGCCTCCGACTTCCAGCCTCCGTACTTCCCTCCCCCTTACCCCCAGTCCTCCCTGCCATACTCCCAGAGCCAGGACTCGTATCCCCACCTGTCAGATCCTTACACTTCCATAAACTCCATCCATCAGCATCAGCAAGTGGCATGGCACTCGCAGAGGTCGCGCTCCGACGACGGGGGACTCCTTTCACAGTCACACCGGGCTCTTAGCCTCGACCCCCGGCGGGAGTATTCAGCTGTCCCCCGGCTGCTGCACGGTCTCGGTGAAGGCGCTGCCGCTCTCGGGGACGGTCCCCTCGGGATGCACATGGGACATCACGGCCTCGACGATCTCCAG GGAATGGAGGAAGGATCAGCCCTGGGCATCCTCGACCACTCTGTCATTAAAAAAG TTCCCATTCCGTCCAAGCTGAACGGGTCGTCCCTGTCCATCTTGTCCCTGGGTAAGGACGGCCTGGGGATGGGATCCGTGTCCAACCCGGCCGAGGTGTTCTGTTCGGTCCCGGGTCGCCTCTCGCTGCTCAGCTCCACCTCCAAGTACAAGGTGACGGTGGGGGAGGTGCAGCGACGCCTGTCTCCACCCGAGTGCCTCAACGCCTCCCTGCTGGGTGGAGTCCTGCGCAG GGCCAAGTCAAAGAATGGTGGCCGCTGTCTGCGAGAGCGTCTGGAGAAGATTGGCCTCAACCTGCCCGCCGGGCGACGCAAGGCCGCCAACGTCACTCTGCTAACATCTCTAGTGGAGG gtGAGGCCGTCCATCTGGCGCGGGACTTTGGTtacgtgtgtgagacagagttcCCGGCCCGAGCAACAGCCGAGTATCTGTGCCGGCAGAGCGAGCCGGACCAGCTCCCAACACGGCGCAGCATGCTGCTCGCCACCAA GGAGGTCTGTAAGGAGTTTGTGGACATGATGTCTCAGGACCGCTCTCCGCTGGGCGGCAGTCGGCCCACCCCCTGCCTGGAGCCCGGCGTCCAGGGGAGCCTCACCCACTTCAGCCTGCTCACCCACGGCTTCGGCACCCCCGCCATCTGCGCCGCGCTCTCCGCCTTCCAGAGCTACCTGATGGAGGCCATCAAAATGCTGGACAAGGGGGAGGGCGGAGGGAAGAACCACCACGACAAGGAGATGAAGCACCGCAAATAG
- the psmb2 gene encoding proteasome subunit beta type-2, with amino-acid sequence MEYLIGIQGPDFVLVAADNVAANSIIQMKHDYDKMFKLSEKILLLCVGEAGDTAQFAEYIQKNVQLYKMRNGYELSPAAAANFTRKNLADYLRSRTPYHVNLLLAGYDDADGPGLYYMDYLSSLAKAPFAAHGYGAFLTLSILDQHYRPDLTRDEALDLLKKCIEELNKRFILNLPSFTVRVIDKEGIHDLEKLTSGTK; translated from the exons ATGGAATATTTAATTGGCATTCAGGGACCCGATTTTGTCCTCGTCGCCGCCGATAATGTTGCAGCCAACAGCATCATTCAGATGAAACACG ACTATGATAAGATGTTCAAACTGAGTGAGAAGATcttgctgctgtgtgtgggagaaGCGGGGGACACAGCCCAGTTTGCAGAGTACATCCAGAAAAATGTTCAGCTTTACAAAATGAGGAACG GCTATGAActcagtccagcagcagcagcaaacttCACACGAAAGAATCTCGCAGACTACCTTCGGAGCAGG ACTCCGTACCACGTGAACCTGTTGCTGGCGGGCTACGACGACGCGGACGGGCCCGGCCTCTACTACATGGACTACCTGTCTTCCTTGGCCAAGGCTCCCTTCGCTGCCCACGGCTACGGAGCCTTCCTCACCCTCTCCATCCTGGACCAGCACTACAGACCCG ATCTGACCCGAGATGAGGCCCTGGATCTGCTGAAGAAGTGCATTGAGGAA ctgaacAAGCGCTTCATCTTGAACCTCCCCTCCTTCACTGTCCGAGTGATTGACAAGGAGGGCATCCATGACCTGGAGAAGCTCACCTCCGGCACAAAGTGA